The window ACATTGGCCTTGTGACTTGTATTTAGTGAAgagataaaaattaataatactaataatagaGCTATGGACATTTTTCTAAAGCATTAagaattaaaagaaatacagttgttcagaatgcttcaaaacatacgggttttaaaagactttttcagtttcagtatGGAATGTTGTGTTTATATCATCAGGACAAGCGTTTTAggattgcatttttaatcagtcatttttcctgctttttttgTGAGTATAATTATCCTGTTTCATCTGTTTTGTTCAGTGAATTGTTTCTCGCCTCTATACAGATCTATTATcgttgatttttaatttttttttttttttatttaaaatgttcttctatTTATTGGATATAAAATGTTCTCCCCTGCCTCAACATGGTTATCAGAGATGTATTAAGGGTTTCTATTGTTAGTCTAAATCCTCTGTAAGATTTCAAGGGTGCTGATTCTTTTTATGAGTTTCAAACTTTTGAGTTTTGGTGCTTGCCCCTTTTAAATATCTTTCCTgtctatatattaaatatctcaTAACTGACTCTTTGTCCACCTAGATTGTAGAGCACAGAGGGTAGGGTTTGAGTAATCCGAAATTGtctgttaaacacaaatgttttaaaaagaccGTTTTCCCCACGTATGTTAACAGGTGACTTGTATGTGATCACTGTTAATTATTTGAACACCTGCTCACTTGCCAGTTTTCAATGTTTcgtttaaacaaataaaagacagattAAATACAGGGGCCATGTTCATATGAATTCTCCGAATGGACCTGTGCTCTTGgcatcttttgtttttctttttgactAAGATGGTGACTTGGACTGATGTCAGTAATTCTGAGCCTAGACTAGCAGCTACTCTCATGAATTCAGTTGATTCATGAATTGGggctaaaatcagtttttgataCTTACACATTTAGTGGTGCTTCTGTCCTGTtgtaaatgctgtttgttttaaggACAAAGTTGTCGTGCTGAATACAGCAGGCATAATCTTtctatatacacagtatacagtAATTGGCTGGAGTGGGATGTCATACTGTAAggcaaaaaaatcacattgaacTGTAAATTGCGGCATTTTACTGGAATGAGTAACAGTGTGAAAGGGGGTTTAACGCAttattgtttttgatttatatactgtaatttGTTACAGCTTTAGAAGCGTTAGCGTGAAATAATTCATGTATTATCAGGAAAATGGTTTTGATTATGATATAGATGGTGCTGAGTTCTTCTTGAGCTActcaatttttttaagaaatatttttcctGTTGCAATATACACACTTTCCTCTTttcctcatttttatttttgtggttaTTTAAAATCTGCACTGTTTTGGAATTCACACACGAAGCAAACTGAGCCAGACATGTCTTAAACACTTTGTGAATTCGTGTGTCATTGATATGATTACTctgaataatattaaatgcttttgataAACTTTGATCTGTGCCATGTCTCTgtgttcgttcattcattcattcaaagcaAAGGGCTTTCAGCTTTATGCAGTTTTCAGCTTTATGTATTACAATATTGCAAAGACAAAAATGCTGACTTGCATTATCAGGTTGCTTACCTTTACAAGTgtaaatcttttcttttctttttttttttttttttttgtaaaattttacacacttttttttacaaaaggttatttttgcaaatgttttccCCACACATTATCGCTGCCATTTCATCAGCCCGTACCAAGCGCACTGTTATCTACTTGTTTATTCATCTCATGTTTTCATGTCAGGTTTATTCCTATCAAAGTTCTTTCCGGTTCTTCTCTGCTGACGCAGGTTCAGTGGAACCAAAGCTTATGTTTGTGATCGGCTCTCAGTAACATGCCCTATCGCTACACTTTTGAAATTTTCTCACTTTATTTAGCCGCTTTTAAGTGTTCCAAATTAAAAACTCATGGGCCGGACCAAGCATTCATTTCAACCAACAATTATTTtgcaacaaaatgtaattagagCTCCGTTACTGCAGAAATGTACTCCCATCATAACTCTCCTAATACATTAGctgacacttttatttaaagtgacttAGCACAAAACTACCCAGGACCACAAGTAAAGAGTTGTAAAAGGACATTAGAAGTTCACTCAGAGGTTAACGTTGCACAGGCGTGCGGATTTCCTACTTCCTGTAAGTACAGGAAGCTGTTTTCACCCTTCCTTTGACATTACTCTATTTTGCTCGATTCAGAAAGCCAAGTCCTTGTTTAATGTACAAAGCCTGAACACAAGCATCACTGAGGTGAACTCAAAATAGCACTTGCCACAAACCAGAGGCTGGTGAATGCAAATCACTCAAAAGTCATGTtgagccttaaaaaaaaaaaatctacaactATTTACAGCAAACCTTGAGTAATATGTGGGATAGATTTTGCACATTAGCATTAGTCATTACAGCCAAAATAATTCATCTCAGTCATGCTAAAAAGTTTAACTTTTCTCCTAGCAAAGATCTTATCTTTTCAGTCTTAAAAGGTCCTCCTTTGAGTGAGGTCTGGGGTCATTACCCAGGGGAACAGAGAGGGTAAACACTGACTAGAAATCTGACACATTAATTGATCTGTGTGTGATTTCTACCACGGATGCGCTCTTATCAGTTACGCAACTCAACATTTACTCTATTCCTCCCATGTGCAACCACTCCCACTGTATTTTCTGATATTCTTTTCATCATGAAGGAGAAACCATGCTGCTCCACTCCATCCTTCTTTCAGCTCTCTCAATCTGCCCTTGCCATCAGCTGTTTGTGATCATTTCTTTTCTTATCCCGTGTGGCCTTCAAGACTAGAATCTGATCAAAAGACCATAAACAGCCTTCCTTAGTCACGTAAAATTTTCCACTATGTTAATTAACCTtagtgtatgtatgcatgtataaacagtagtcaacatttgaagtggatcaaaccTTTTAAGTCACTAAATCATgtatcaaaatgcatttttgtcttaTGACAAattttatgaactttttttatctttacattTTCACTACTGTATATGTCTGTATGCATATCTCGTATGTGCATGTTGGTCTGATGGCTAAGAATGGCGGTAAACTGAAAAGCAATGGTTCAATGGTTTAAAGTATTtagttttgcataaaaaaaaaaaacagtaaaaatccCCTTTACATGTATGAACCAGAATccaatggggttttttttcatccaaCATGACAGCAAGTTTGTTCCTAGGTGACACTTCAGTTTAAttcacaaatgcattaaattcagACTCAAAAGTTGTGACATTTGCTTTAATTGTGAAAAACAGTAAAGGGACAAGTTACAGTTTGAGGTAAAACATTAATGCCAATGAATAAGAAGATCAGAAGCCCTAAGTTCTTTTGATTTCCgattacatttctaatttaaaaatcgaaaaaagaaacagcaaaaaaaaaagcacaaaaaccaAGACTTTGGATTGCTGTTATCTCTGCAATGCCCCCTAAAAGGCCAACAATCGTTGCATAACAATTGCATTACGGGTGGAGGATGAtggataaaatacatttatgcacaGATTACACAGAGATGGCAATATCAACTAAACCAACACATGATTACATGTGTAAACAAACACTCGCCACCATGTGGTAAGAGCAGTTTATGGTACGAGTAAAGAAGAATGGAGGTTTGGTTTCAAGCCCTCTATATCCATCAGGAGTAATTAAAGTCCTCACTTTTTggctctttaaataaacattccttCCCCCACACAAAGAGTGAAGAAAGAGCGAGAAGAGAAGGGTAAGGGAAAAGGGGAGGGGGTATGAGGGAGGCACAGAGAAGGCACTGCTATAACTGCCAGGCAGGACACATCCATATCTCAGTCTGCctcacagaaagagagacagtgGACAGTATCTCAACTAAAACCAACTACACTTCAGAGAACACAAAGAAATGAGAGCAACCATCAGACTGATACGAAAGGAAAAACCTTTTTAGAATTGTTACGTTTTTGTACAAGGAATTCCAAACAGACTTCAATTCCCAAAAAACAAGGAGTGCATGTTGTGTTAGTCAAAGGCAACCAAAAGAAGAGGACTGCTTGAGTCACACTATCAGGTGAGTGAGTGGAGGGCGCATGTGAAACTGACCTATATCACAATCTACAGCAGGGGAACGTTTGGAATTTACACTGATATATGCGTCTGCTTGATTACTCTTTTTACATTAATTCACACAACCGTTAGCTCAGTACCTGCAAGTGAACTTCTGTGTAATCCATTGCTGAGTGATGCATATCTGTAACATCTGAGGCGTTtgcaagtgaaataaaatatgttgtttgatcatttaaaataccACATCAGGCAACAGCATATGTTGGTGGGGGAATAAAATAGTCTGAAGTCCTGAAGACGTATCATAATGCAAATGTGTGGATGAGTTTAAAGTATAAACCGATATAATTTTCGCtctatgcatgcataaaaaaagaaaaaaaaaaaaaaagttaattctcAATTTGGCGGTTCTCAGAAACCTGGAAACGTTAGTGGGTGGAGAAATCTAGTGTTATTCCTGTGAGCGGCGATCTGGTGTTTGTTACATGTTGAGTCACCTGCTGTGTAACAAACAGAATACAAAGGCAGGAAGACAACACAACAGTCAGCAAGCGCACAAACGTGTGCATGTCTCCCTCATCATGCATCACTGATGGCACATTCAGGATCTAGGGTTTAAGGGTcagagtgcatgtgtgtgtgagagagtccaAGACCATCCTGTATCCATTTTTAGGTGATTTGCGTATGGCACTGAGGCCACAGCTGTATGGTGTGTAAACTATTTGTGTAGTTTGACCTCAGTCTATTGTTCTGGAAGGCTATCTGCATGGTCAGCCTAACCGCCTGAGCATCGAGGAGAGCGAAGGGCACCTAAAGTTTACTGGAGCCTACAACCTGAAAATTTAGCATGAAGCTCAGTATAAGTACAAagaaacattaagaaaaaagaaaaagtctctTTGGGACCATAAACTTCTGTACTGTAAAAGTAgaacatttatacattcatagTATCATTTGTTGTACTTATTCTGAagaactttatttttgtaacaaaccTTGCGTCCAGACAGAATGGTTCTTATTTCCGTTTTACAATATACTTATGACAAATGCATATTACAATAACctttaaatacaacatttattttgttatttgggTAAAATGTAACTGCTTGGTTAGGTTTACccatacaaaataataatgaaaaaaaaaacaacagttagAGGTAAAAGATGTAATCCCCAGAAGTGAGGGTTACTAACTCTAACTCTTCGTCACTTGATTGTATCGcctgtgttgttccaaacacacTCATATACACATCAGTTTCCGCCACAAAGCTCCAACTAGCTTTCAGATAACAATCAGTCTCTGATAAAAGACCTAATTAAAAGATCACAAACCTAGCTTCCTGGCGATAAGTGATTTAACCTCGCGCTGAACTTTTTTGAAGCTGTccaaagcaaatgtaaaagttgaCTATGACCACTTTCCAGGCTTTCGAACAACTGCTGACAAGAATTGAGAGAGAAATAACCTCAGAAAGCTCAGTGGAGTCACTTTCGTCAGCAAAGACAGATCACATTCACAGATTTTTCAAGGTGTTGGCAGAAGTATGATCACAGATTTTAGGATCTATAGCCACTTTTGAGTAAATTCACTGTTAATCAAGTCTTGTATGATTTAATATCAAGCCTacaagagaaaacacaaaagccATCAAGCGCTTACCTTTCACAAGTGCTTTGTAATGTCCTTCATTCTCTGTCATCAGATCAAGATGAGCATGAACGGCACACTGGAGAAAGGGGCTCATCACCAGGCCCTCGACCTCTCTGAAGAGCTCCCAACCAACAgccatcatcaccaccaccatcacAATCACACCGGGCTCCAGCACACAAACTCCTTGGCCTCCACTCTGCCGGCCGGGACCCCAGTAGGTGGGTCTGGAGTGGTTGTACCGCCACCGTACTCCGCCGCGGAGGCTGGGGGAGGTGATGCTCCGCTGGAGCTCCGGGGGTCTCTGGACTGCTGGGCGTGCTCAGTGCTGGTGACAGCGCAGAACCTGCTGATCGCGGCCATCAACGCCTGCCTGGCCGGGTTGGTTTTCGGGCTCATCCTAACTCCTGCTATCGTCATGGTGGTGTTCGGCTTCATCTGTCATTCAACGgtaaaaactgaaatcaaaagaaattaaagtTTTTCATGTGTAGAGCACTTAGACCAGACCAAAATAAAGCTGCTTAATTTCACGGGGTCAGATGGTAGGAGACTTTCAGAACAtcattaaagaaattatttattaagattaatatttatttacaattgttTAGCAAAATACTGATAAAGATTCAATTGAAAAAGTTTAGTCCAAGTTGTCTTTTAGCATTTAACATTCACTAAAGTCGTGCATTGAATTAGTGATGAAAAGGCATGGGCAATTTTTGGGagattattaatataaatcacACAACGCATTTACTAACGTTTGCACTAATCAAAATTACTGGTATTTGTGCAATTATTTACACTAAAAAAGAGCATGTTTTAAAGCAGGCAGTAATTTGTGCTGCTCTTGGTAAATTGCTCTGgtcattataaaaaattatctgcctgtgttttttttttttttttttgcattgttagtAAATCAAGTTGATACATCAAAAGATAAGTATGGTaagtaaagtaaataattaaaaaaaaattaaatcagattTAAGATTTTGCAGATCAAATACCAATGGGAGGACTAATGCATAAGAATGTCCTTTATAATCTGTGAAAAAGACTCAGAATAAAACCTAATCATGATTCAGAGATATTCTTCTAGGGATTTATGGGAGTTTGGCCTCTGCTTCTCTTTGATTCACCAAGTAATCTCTTAATCTTGGGCATTTCTCAGCAGTCTGAGTGCAGGAGTATTAACAGGGGCAGGTCAGGAGTTGGGAAGATGACGTCAGATGAGGAGTGTTTTCAGGACAGAAGTGGATTACTGGagtttaaaaaacgttttctcACAAACTTGTATAGCGACCGCCCTCGACATTCTTGCCCTTTGACCCACCGAAGAGTAGATCTACTGCTTCTCCACCGTATCAGCTCTGTTCTTTTTCAACAAAAGACTCTTACGTTGTACCACAGAATTAACAGACATGTTTCTGTAAGATACAAACCTTTCATCTAACCATTacaggctctctctctcttgctaaAAGAAAACGGCTCAAGTTATCTTCATGTAGCACCCGTGGGTCAGTAAGGGTCAATGTGTGCAAATAAAGGCTGAAATCTTCTGACCTCTTCAATTACCAGACCTTTAGAATCCAAGACCAATGGCCAGTTGGACCAATTAGTCCCCATGTGACACTAGATCACCTATGAAAGAGAGATAAATCCAAAGATCAGTAAGCAGCAACAGACCACCAAGGTATTCCACAGAGTAAATAGTTTGTAATGCATTAACTCTTAGATTAATGAATGAATCTGCATAATTTAAAACCAAATCAAAGACTGAAGAGTGtgcatttctctctgttttggGTCATATGGTTAATATCAAGGCCACATAGGTGCATCGATTCCCTGAAACTGCTTCGTTCAGATTGAGTCTTATTTGCACACGCAACAGTTCTACAGACAGCTGGAATACCTTGTACTTTAGAGACATAACGAAAGAGATTTCTGAGATGATTTTCCTCACCCTCAGGCATTCCAAGAAGTAGATGAGTATGCTTTATCTAAACAAATTTGGAAAActcagcattacatcacttgaaCACCAATGGGTCCTCTGCAGTTAATGGGTGCCGTTaagaatccaaacagctgatgaaaacattacagtaaatacTATGCCTTTCTACCCACAATTAAATtgcagaccaaaaaaaaaaaaaaaaaaaaagcttctctcAAATACAGCTGTCACAATATCATTTAACGATGGTGGGGGGTTGGTTTTCTAAAACTCTTCAAGAacgcttgttttgagttgtaaTTTTTACAAGCATCTACTTGAGTGAAGAAACCTGTCAGATTGAGAAAGCGCAGCTCGAATGCAGATGGGCTTTATCAGCTTTCTCCCTCCTACTCTCTGTTTACTCAGTCGCCTGTTTTTCCTGCCTCTCCTTCCCTCCAGCTCACGGGGGATAGATGAAGAATGTAGGGGTCTTTTTATGCATCAATCCTTTCTCTCCTGTGCAAtgccatttaaacaaaataaggacgtatcatgcatatttaaatatgctaTATACATTTACAACTACTGTAGCCTGACGTAGGCTGATGGAGAATGTATATTTTGATAGTAGTCAGCTCAAAGTGAGATTTTTTTGCGCAAGTTTATCATATAATTTAGCAATACTTTCCCAAAGAAATCTTTACAAAGTAAAAGTCATGTACTGAGGTTTTAGTGAATCAGACCAACAGTGGTCTtctgtcaaaatataaaaataacaacaataattagaAAGAAAACACTACCCTGGCAGTAACAAACGGTCAACTCACTAAAGAAAACAAGCACACGCTTGGTAGACATTCTTGTCCAGTGTGTCTGTTCTTCGTCTGTCCACACCTCAGAGACGCTGTTCCTCCACATACACTTAATTTCTCATTGACGCTCCTCAGCAATGCCTACATGCATTCCACCACTCATCCTTGACCCCACACAATGTCCACATTAGTCAAATGTCTCTCTTTTCAGGTGCGCCCGCACAGTTCGTCGCCATATTGCTCGGATCTACTGACGGACGGTGGCTGCGTGGCTCTGCTGGTTGTGGGTTTCTTGCTAGTGACTCCACTCCTGGTTCTGGCCTTGGCTGCGTACTGCCGGCTTGCTCGTCACCTTCAGCTTGGTCTGTGCTTTATTCCATACAGTCGTGCCGTCTACAAGAACCTTCCAGCTACCCATCACCGTGGCTTGACAGGGGGCTGCTGTGGACAGCGATCTGTGAAAGGAGATGGGAAGGGAAAGGTGTGGGTGTAAAGGGAAAAGACTACACTTCTGTTGTATTGGAAATGTGAAACGTTGTGAAAGAACACACTACACATTATAGACCAAAAAAACCCCTcactaaatatttcaatgtatatgaaagacaaaaagaggCAAGGATTacctatttacttttttttaatagccaaATACACAATGTTCATCAATTTCTGATGcctatatatttaatgcaactGTTGTAGCAcaataaattttaattagtCAATTTCAGTACTCGccataatataatcaaataccCAAAACTGATGTGTATGTACTCTTTGTATTACAAACACTTCCTTAAATATagttatcacatttttaaaacctcGTCAAaaataatgggtttttttttaataacatgtaCAGTGTTGTGTATTtccattttctttaaatgttaggcctatataaaaagcattaaatactgtatttacacAGAACTGATGGGCTGCACTTAATTTCTtatggattcattttaaaaaatattacatttactgaTAAGCGCTATTCTGAGGGTGATTGTTTCTCACCAGGACACTTACAGACTGCGTATTTATTactgaagatgaaaaaaaatactgtatttacaaGACCAATATTTCATAACTGCTCCACCACAGCTAGAACAAAAAGAGACAAACAATCAAGTGACTGGCCACGTGAGAAGTGCATTCGTAGGATCATAGAACTCAGAACAGCTTCTCCTGTGAATAGATCCATTCCGAATCCCTAAGTCTTATCACTAAGGTGCCAAACGAGAAACATCTGAATAGGACTAAAGTCAAAAAGCCGGAGTGTCAAGACATACTGCAGAAGTTATGTTACTGACATTAAAAACAGAGACAACCAAGCCGCTTAACTACAGTTTATGGAAAGCATGTAATCACTCCAGCTCTCAAACATAATATGGTACAGGagttaaacattttcaaaataatgtacttctacatagaagaaaaaaaaaaaaaaaccatcagtTTGGGATTAGAAGGCAAAAAGCAGCACATAGCCCCCTCTAGTGTTAGAAGCAAGCTGTTCAGAAAGtcctaaacaaacacacacaaaaaaacagacaaataataacatcaataataataaggGGCGCAAAATTGCTAATTAATATTCCTACATTTATAACAGGTTAACGCAAAATGGAACTAATTGTATTACCTATGCGTTAAGGAGAAATATACAAGAACAACTATAACCAAACACGACAGAATACCGCTAAAAGAAGTTTGCAATAACAATTACTCTAAATAAATACGTacttctatttttaattaaaaccaaaCGCTATTCTAGTCTACGATCGTGCAGGCCTGTGATAAATCGCACCCTGAGCCCCCGCAGCGCCGGCTTTGACCGACTTGTCCGACAGAGGTCTGCCTCGGCATTAATGCGCTTCCAGGCCCGCGGACACCCTTCTAAAAGCAAAAAGACGATGGGACCAAGCACCTTGTGGACACGCGCATGCTGCGACCATGTGAAAACTTTTATGCCATCTAATTGGCCTGGAGTCTACAGTCTACTTCTTCACAATTCCGCGCTTGCAGGGTCAAAAGAGGCATTTATGTCCGTTTGATGCTAGCTGTGCATTATAGCTCTCTACTTGATTTTCccttctatttttattattcttaatactagttagtattattattgatgtaatGCCGCGTTTTCTATTTCCTTTGCATTATTAACGTGATGGTGTAAAATTACTTTGTATAATATTCCGTGGGAAACGCATATTAAACAAGAGATGACTCAGATTCATGGCTTAATTCCTATTCTGTCAggattacattaaatgtaatatgcttACGGACTGAGAACTGTTTAATGTGTTCTTGGAAAAATGTGCATCTGGTCttaattattgtcattttcttcattttgtaaCTGTTgcaagttattttaattataatatttaaataggaTTTGCAGGTTTATTTATGAGGCTTAACCATATAGCTCAAAAGGAATAGATTGCTAATTAGATGGTGAATATAGAAATCTATAATATTATGAGTACAATATATTTATCTTCTAGGTTGTGTCTCGATATGCTGATGCCAGTTATCCGTCTTCAAACCCCCAGTGCCATAGTGGTGGGGATAAATGAGACCCGGGCctacagagacagaaaaaaagacaccgCTATCCATTGTATGGATGCATTTCCACACTGAAAGCCATTCTAAATATAATGTTCAAGTCTGCCTCAGCAGGAGTGATGCTAGCATACCAATCACACCAATCTGGAGATGCTCATCAAAGCCATCAGTTTAACTCGTTCACATGGTGCAACTTCATGTGTCAAGACAACTCAAACTTGGGGCAACATTTCGGCTTGTCTAGATAGCCAATGAAGAGATCAAAGGCCCTGCTGGGATAGATGAAAGTGGAGTCAGCCATTTCAAGTcaccatgtaaaaaaaaaaaaaaattatataaaaatatatataatgtttatctgtaatgtaatatacatagaatttacataaaatatacaaatatacatatacataaatgacAATGTCATTCCTGAGTTAGACCACAAAAGCCAATGTTCTGGCTAAGGAGGAGCATGTGTACAAGGCGGAGCTCACCCTTAAAAAGAgggggaagaagaaaaaaaaaaaaaaaacctgtaaaccCACCAATTAACAAAACACATGTCTCCCTAAAAACAGTTTTCCCCCATTCCAATATTCATCATTTTGGTTCTGAACCAATAACTCATCTCTGTGACAAAGCATCGGCCACCACATTCTCAGATCCTCTTTTATGACAAATCTCCAAATGATGCACAGTTAATACCCACCTCAACAAGTGTCGATTATGattgtacattttgtttaaaaaaaaaaaaactaaagggtGATGGTCTGTATAGACAGTCACAGGAAATAGGCTGTCCCCaacacaaacatcaaaatgtCATAACGCCAGTATAAGTTTCCTTCTCGATGGTTGAATGATTCAACTGGTGATGGTTAAACTTAGCAGAGAAATAGACTTGAACTATGAGGAATCACTGGACAAAATGTGGGTGATGGATGAAGGCCTTAAGGAGAGGTACAGAAGAGCTGGTGAGGCACCTCCTGAACTCATGCATGTAGGCTGTGTCTGCTTTTATGTCCATGGCGTGCCTTCTGGAACAGCTCTGCTGTGAACCTCCATGATTTTAGCAGCAGTTCGGCACATGGTTCAGCATCTTTGCACTTGGCACACTGGAGTAATGCTCTGTTCATCCACACAAATGGATCCATCTTTGATGCAAAAGTTGAAGTTCAGTAAGCGCTACTCAACCGCCCACTTGGCTGACACCAGAAAGCACAGACTAATGGACGGCATTTTAAACAGCTGTGGTCTCATTATCATTATGAAGCAAAGGCTCAAGAGTTACCACTGAAGCATTGAATTATCAAATTGTTCCAGTGTGTGCAGCAAAGAGTGACTGAGGATGATGCTGAACTCTACAAACTTGGCATTCCAATCCTAAAAATCAACTCCAAGTTGATCGCGGCC is drawn from Puntigrus tetrazona isolate hp1 chromosome 7, ASM1883169v1, whole genome shotgun sequence and contains these coding sequences:
- the tmem88b gene encoding transmembrane protein 88 b — its product is MSMNGTLEKGAHHQALDLSEELPTNSHHHHHHHNHTGLQHTNSLASTLPAGTPVGGSGVVVPPPYSAAEAGGGDAPLELRGSLDCWACSVLVTAQNLLIAAINACLAGLVFGLILTPAIVMVVFGFICHSTVRPHSSSPYCSDLLTDGGCVALLVVGFLLVTPLLVLALAAYCRLARHLQLGLCFIPYSRAVYKNLPATHHRGLTGGCCGQRSVKGDGKGKVWV